From the Sediminitomix flava genome, one window contains:
- a CDS encoding AAA domain-containing protein — MQEIKRLIQLLEIEKKEDEKYYREKVLQTPLGERKKKGFSWHPIKISAQEIGTGEQLHLTVERLSHLGEEHIFQTGKMISIFEEQNQVSHEENHLTGVVKSIKGDEMTIAFSVEELPEWVEDAAALGLDEVFDAVSYREMSFALDQLLKTDNSRLLELRDTLLGSRKPQTRKLRKSEFFISNERLNSSQNEALENIFHAQDVAIIHGPPGTGKTTTLVQAVKQMLRREKQILVSAPSNTATDLLSEKLAQEGLKVVRMGNPARVSEGLSHLSLDEQISDHKDYKLLKRFRRDAEISRQNARKYKRNFGQEQREERKRLYNEARALLKEADKVEEYIIEQILTTADVITSTLVGASSRYLRGKRFSTVCIDEAGQALEPASWIPILKADRVVFAGDHQQLPPTVKSFEASKQGLSETLFDKTIKRQSVDVMLKEQYRMHENIMGFSNQKFYKNELIANEKVKDWTLNPISEHIELSTAIEFIDTAGCGFDEVLNEETLSKMNPEEGNILLKHLLQSLAYLKQEGQNILNDNFHVGIISPYRAQVGYLQSQLDTIADFGEFSPYLEVNSVDGFQGQEKDVIYLSLVRSNDSNEIGFLKDYRRMNVAMTRAKKKLVIIGDSATISADNFYKDFLEYIDEINAYRSAWEFM; from the coding sequence ATGCAAGAGATCAAGAGACTTATTCAGCTTTTAGAGATAGAGAAGAAAGAGGACGAAAAGTACTATCGTGAGAAAGTTCTTCAAACGCCTTTAGGGGAAAGAAAGAAAAAAGGCTTTAGCTGGCATCCTATCAAAATTTCTGCTCAAGAAATTGGAACAGGAGAACAACTTCATCTTACGGTAGAGCGCCTAAGTCATTTGGGAGAAGAGCATATCTTCCAAACAGGAAAAATGATTTCGATTTTTGAAGAGCAGAATCAAGTTAGTCATGAAGAAAATCATCTGACAGGAGTAGTCAAGAGTATTAAAGGTGATGAAATGACAATTGCTTTCAGTGTAGAAGAATTACCCGAATGGGTGGAAGATGCTGCTGCTCTTGGTTTGGATGAAGTCTTTGATGCGGTAAGTTACCGTGAAATGTCTTTTGCATTAGATCAATTACTCAAAACGGATAATTCACGTTTACTTGAACTTCGTGATACTTTATTGGGAAGTCGTAAACCTCAAACAAGAAAGCTAAGAAAATCAGAGTTTTTTATCTCAAATGAAAGACTGAATTCGTCTCAAAATGAAGCTTTAGAAAATATCTTTCATGCCCAAGATGTAGCCATTATTCACGGCCCTCCGGGAACAGGGAAAACAACAACTCTTGTGCAAGCTGTAAAGCAAATGTTGAGAAGGGAAAAACAAATTCTCGTTTCAGCCCCGAGTAATACAGCTACTGACCTATTGTCTGAAAAGTTGGCGCAAGAAGGTTTGAAAGTAGTGAGAATGGGAAATCCTGCACGAGTAAGTGAAGGACTCTCACATTTGAGTTTAGATGAACAAATCAGTGATCATAAAGACTATAAACTTCTCAAACGTTTTCGTAGAGATGCTGAGATTTCACGTCAGAATGCCCGTAAGTACAAACGTAATTTTGGGCAAGAACAAAGAGAAGAAAGAAAAAGGCTTTATAATGAGGCAAGAGCCTTATTGAAGGAAGCTGATAAAGTTGAAGAGTATATAATAGAGCAAATCCTTACAACAGCAGATGTAATAACGTCAACTTTGGTTGGTGCATCAAGCCGATATTTGAGAGGGAAAAGATTTTCTACGGTATGCATTGATGAGGCAGGGCAAGCCCTCGAACCAGCTTCTTGGATTCCGATACTGAAAGCCGATCGAGTAGTTTTTGCTGGAGACCACCAGCAGCTTCCCCCAACAGTCAAATCTTTTGAGGCTTCTAAGCAAGGATTGTCAGAAACACTTTTTGATAAGACAATCAAACGCCAATCGGTAGATGTAATGCTCAAAGAACAATACCGAATGCATGAAAATATTATGGGGTTTTCCAATCAGAAATTTTATAAAAATGAACTGATTGCCAATGAAAAAGTAAAAGACTGGACATTAAATCCTATTTCAGAGCATATAGAGTTATCTACAGCCATCGAATTTATAGATACTGCAGGTTGTGGTTTTGATGAGGTTTTGAATGAGGAGACATTAAGTAAGATGAATCCTGAGGAAGGAAATATTTTACTAAAGCATTTACTTCAGTCTTTAGCTTATCTAAAACAAGAAGGGCAGAATATCTTAAATGATAACTTTCATGTAGGAATCATCTCTCCTTATAGAGCACAGGTTGGTTATTTACAAAGCCAATTAGATACTATTGCTGATTTTGGGGAATTTAGTCCTTATCTGGAGGTGAATTCTGTAGATGGTTTCCAAGGTCAAGAAAAAGATGTGATCTATCTGAGTTTAGTAAGGAGTAATGACTCAAATGAGATTGGTTTTC